One genomic segment of Helianthus annuus cultivar XRQ/B chromosome 14, HanXRQr2.0-SUNRISE, whole genome shotgun sequence includes these proteins:
- the LOC110908570 gene encoding glycine-rich cell wall structural protein 1, whose translation MGFVVVRWYIVVVVVLVVLIGEHGMVLADGVKGLKDEKGLLGKFRHGFKRGFGGGIGGGFGKGGGLGGGLGHHGGLGGGGGFGGGGGLGGGGGLGGGGGLGGGGGLGGGGGLGGGGGLGGGGGLGGGGGLGHRGGLGGGGGLGGGGGLGGGGGLGGGIGHKGGLGGGVGLGGGGGLGGGGGLGGGIGHKKGLGGGVGLGGGLGHNGGLGGGGGLGRGGGLGGGIGHKGGLGGGVGLGGGGGLGGGGGLGGGIGHKGGLGGGNGLGGGLGHHGGLGGGGGLGGGGGLGGGGGLGSGGGLGGGGGLGGGGGGGLGGGGLGGGGGLGGGGGFGGGGGFGGGFGGGGGFGGGAGGGH comes from the coding sequence ATGGGTTTTGTTGTAGTAAGATGGTACATAGTGGTGGTTGTGGTTTTGGTTGTCTTGATTGGTGAACATGGTATGGTTTTGGCAGATGGGGTAAAGGGATTAAAAGATGAGAAAGGTTTATTGGGGAAATTTAGGCATGGCTTTAAACGGGGTTTTGGAGGGGGTATTGGAGGTGGTTTTGGTAAAGGGGGTGGTCTTGGTGGTGGGTTAGGTCATCATGGAGGTTTAGGAGGAGGTGGTGGGTTCGGAGGAGGTGGTGGGCTCGGAGGTGGTGGTGGACTTGGTGGTGGGGGAGGTTTAGGAGGTGGTGGTGGATTAGGAGGAGGTGGCGGGCTCGGAGGTGGTGGTGGACTTGGTGGCGGGGGAGGTTTAGGAGGCGGTGGTGGATTAGGTCACCGTGGAGGCTTAGGAGGTGGTGGTGGATTAGGTGGAGGTGGCGGGCTTGGAGGTGGTGGTGGACTTGGTGGCGGGATTGGTCACAAAGGAGGTTTAGGAGGTGGTGTTGGATTAGGAGGAGGTGGTGGgcttggtggtggtggtggacttGGTGGTGGGATTGGTCATAAAAAAGGTCTAGGAGGCGGTGTTGGACTTGGTGGTGGGTTAGGTCACAATGGAGGCTTaggaggtggtggtgggttaGGCAGAGGTGGCGGGCTTGGGGGTGGGATTGGTCACAAAGGAGGTCTAGGAGGTGGTGTTGGACTTGGTGGTGGGGGAGGTTTAGGAGGTGGTGGTGGACTTGGTGGTGGCATTGGTCACAAAGGAGGTTTAGGAGGTGGTAATGGACTTGGTGGTGGATTAGGTCACCATGGAGGTTTAGGAGGCGGTGGTGGATTAGGAGGAGGTGGCGGGCTTGGTGGCGGTGGTGGACTTGGTAGCGGAGGAGGGCTTGGTGGTGGTGGAGGGTtgggtggtggtggaggaggaggacTTGGTGGTGGAGGGCTTGGTGGTGGTGGAGGGCtaggaggtggtggtggttttGGAGGAGGCGGTGGTTTTGGCGGAGGCTTTGGAGGCGGAGGCGGGTTTGGAGGTGGTGCCGGTGGTGGTCATTAG